The following are encoded in a window of Thermoanaerobaculia bacterium genomic DNA:
- a CDS encoding leucyl aminopeptidase translates to AALRGATRQAARSMQKRGARAALFVYPREAAAIAAALLPHVALSDYDFHRYRSGERKPRLTLGVDVEGAALRPEERRGAEVVAEMAEWTRDLGNTPANDLGSRELSAIVASAARRERLYFRSLSPAEIRRERMGGVLGVSSGSRRPPGFLVLAHRPRSSRGNVVLVGKGITFDSGGISIKPPASMGEMKFDMMGAATALAIVRAAHRLDLPVTVTALTPIAENVPSGTSYRPGDILRMRNGKTVEVDNTDAEGRLILADALSYAEKFHPDVLIDFATLTGAVLVALGQECAGVMGSDDRLVEDLRAAGEKTGDRFWRLPLWDEYRDLLKSEYADMKNSGGRYGGTVSAAIFLKEFVPKGVPWAHCDIAGVAHFEKARAGYPAGASGFGIAATIELLRSRYAKGPRRAARRRKAAGR, encoded by the coding sequence CGCCGCGCTCCGCGGGGCGACGCGCCAGGCCGCCCGCTCGATGCAGAAGCGCGGCGCTCGCGCGGCGCTGTTCGTGTATCCGCGGGAGGCGGCGGCGATCGCGGCGGCCCTTCTCCCGCACGTCGCTCTCTCCGATTACGACTTTCACCGCTACCGGAGCGGTGAGCGCAAGCCCCGCCTGACGCTCGGCGTGGACGTCGAGGGCGCGGCGCTTCGCCCCGAAGAGCGGCGCGGCGCGGAAGTCGTCGCCGAGATGGCGGAATGGACGCGGGACCTCGGGAACACTCCCGCCAACGATCTCGGGTCGCGGGAGCTGTCGGCGATCGTCGCCTCCGCCGCGCGCCGGGAGCGGCTCTATTTCCGATCCCTCTCGCCGGCGGAGATCCGCCGCGAGCGGATGGGCGGCGTTCTCGGCGTCTCCTCGGGGAGCCGCCGCCCCCCGGGGTTCCTCGTGCTCGCCCACCGTCCCCGGTCGTCGCGCGGGAACGTCGTCCTCGTCGGGAAGGGGATCACCTTCGACTCGGGGGGCATCTCGATCAAGCCTCCGGCGTCGATGGGCGAGATGAAGTTCGACATGATGGGCGCCGCGACCGCGCTCGCGATCGTCCGCGCCGCGCACCGGCTCGATCTTCCCGTGACGGTCACGGCGCTCACGCCGATCGCCGAGAACGTCCCGTCGGGAACGTCGTACCGGCCCGGCGACATCCTCCGGATGCGCAACGGCAAGACGGTCGAAGTCGACAACACGGACGCGGAGGGTCGCCTCATCCTCGCCGACGCGCTGTCCTACGCCGAGAAGTTCCATCCCGACGTGCTGATCGACTTTGCGACCCTGACGGGCGCCGTGCTCGTGGCGCTCGGTCAGGAGTGCGCGGGCGTCATGGGCAGCGACGACCGGCTCGTCGAGGACCTCCGCGCGGCCGGGGAGAAAACGGGCGACCGGTTCTGGCGGCTGCCGCTCTGGGACGAGTACCGCGACCTCCTCAAGTCCGAATACGCCGACATGAAGAACTCCGGCGGCCGCTACGGCGGCACCGTGAGCGCCGCGATCTTCCTCAAGGAGTTCGTGCCCAAGGGCGTCCCCTGGGCCCATTGCGACATCGCGGGAGTCGCGCACTTCGAGAAGGCGCGCGCGGGC